Below is a window of Strigops habroptila isolate Jane unplaced genomic scaffold, bStrHab1.2.pri NW_022045611.1_ctg1, whole genome shotgun sequence DNA.
gcaacagtgccaggacaggagctgttgctgggcctcccctgcccttggcaagcactgccccagccccagcaacactCGGGAGCTGCGCTTCCTCAGCCAAATaatgctgctcccagctccgTGCCCATCCAAAGAGCCGAGCTCCAAGAGCGCAAacatccagcccctgctgccacagcaaagggGCCAGGACAGGGTCAGTGTTTAAAGCCAGCCGGgaactcagcaccagcagccgctcgctcagcacccgggtgggatggggaggagaatgggaacaaTGTAAAACCCACGGATGGAGATGAGAAAAGGTCAGGAACTGAAATCAAGTACAATGTAATATTAGTATTTTTGTGATTAAGTATAatggaaacaacaaggggagagagatggaaccaaaaggggaaagaaaataccaatagccagcagtgatgcccaatacaattgctcagcacccccTGAGTGACACCCAGCCTGACGGGAGCAGCGACCTGTCCCTTCTGGGTGAATCCCCTCAGTTTctatggcctgaggtgtcattGGCCAACAGGCTGAAAAGAATTTATATTAGAGtgtataatttataattttgcaCATAGTATAAAATCATATCTCTTATtataataaataagaaataaaatagcataTTATATCTTCTTATAAGAATAAGTGAGGGTTAGATTTAGGGTCAGGAATAGGGGTTATGGTCAGGGATAGGGTTTAGGGTCAGGGGTTAGGTTTTGGGTTAGGCCATGGCATCACAGCAGGGAGGGGACAAGGACATGAGGAGTTTGAGGGATCCCAGTGTTATTTTGGGGGCTCTGGGGATGTTTCAAGGTGTCCATCGGGTGTTTGTGcgtggtttggttttttttctgaggtgTTTCAGGGGTGCTTCTGGGTGTCCTGTGGGGTGTTTTGGAGTGGTTTGCTGTTCTGGGGGGtattttttggtgtttttgcGTGTTTGAGGGGTGTTCTGAGGGGCCTCGGGGGTATTCGGGTGCATTGGGGGGTGGTGTTTGAAAGGTATTTCAGGGTGTTTGGGTTTATTcagggggtggttttggggtggtttgtgGTGTTTCAGGGGTACTTTAAGAGTGTTTAGAGGCTTAGGGTGGTGTTGGGTATGTTTGGGGGAGTCCTGAAGTGTTACAGGGTATTTTGGGGGTCGTCTAGGGTGTTTGGGGGcagtttgttgtggtttttttatgtttggaCTGTTTTGGAGGGTGTTTTGAGGGTGTTTGTGGATATTTTGGGATGTTTGGGAGAGTCTTGGGAGGTTTCAGACGTGTTTGAGcgtgttttgggggtgtttcaggatggtttggggtgtttcagggtgtttCACAGTCTCAGGGCAGGTGAAGGCCGTGGGACACAGCAGTGGCGGGTGCTGCTCTGGTACCACAAATTTGCATCACTCCGCCCACAGCAGGGGGTGGTCTCCGCAGGTGACCCCACTATAGCCCACTATGACCCCCGTGCGATCCCAGTTGCCCACAGCATGGCCCCACTTACCCTCAGCACAGTCCTGGTAGCTCCCAGTATATCCCAGTCACTCCCAGTCAGCTCAAGTGCAGTCCCAGTTGCCCCCAGTGCAATCCCAGTCACCTCCAGCATGAACCCAGCACAGTGCCAGTCActcccagttcatcccagtgTGATCCCAGTTACTCGCAGTATGATCCCTGCATGGAATCCCAGAGTCAGGggatggtttggattggaagggaccttaaagctcatccagttctaaccccctgccacggacagggacaccttccactagagcaggttgctccaagcccctgtgtccaacctggccttgaacactgccagggatggggcagccacagcttctctgagcaccctgtgccagtgtcccaccaccctcacagggaagagctttttcctaatgtctgagctaaatcttccctttttcagcttaaagccattcccccttgtcctgtcactgcacactcttgtaaaaagcccctctccagatttcttgtaggccctgtTTAGATATGGGCTtagtaaggtctccctggagccttctcttctccaggctgaacacccccagctctctcagcctgtcttcatcagagatgtgctccagcccttggagcatctttgtggcccttcataACCCCATCATAGTAGGATCATAGGAGAAcagaggttggaagggaccccaggAGGTCTTAAGTCCAACCTGTCAGAAACAGGGTCAGAGCAAGTGGTTCAAGGCTTGATTCAGTCCCAGTTGGAAAACCCCAAGGCcagagactgcacagcctctctgggggACCTGATGCAGCACTTGCCTGAGCCTATGGGAACAAGGATTCCTTATGTCCTGGCTGAACCTCTCCTCTGTCACTATCccccattgccttttgtcctcccACCAGGCACCATGgtgaggagcctggctctggattctccatgtcctccttgcCGGTACAGGCAGCCAGTCCCAAacagccttcccttcccaggATCTCAGGTcccatcagccttcccttctccgggctggacaagcccagctcccccagcctctccccacaggcaacgtgctccagtccctgcctgtcctgagggCCTGTTGCTAAACCCACTCCTGCTTGCCTATAGCGTTCCCAAATTGGGGATCTGAAACCTGGATGGAGTATtccagagcatcccttcccttgttctcctGCCATGCTCCTGGTCATACAGCccgggatgctgctgtcctcccttgctgccagggcacacgctgcctcctgtccagctcctgcccacccagacctttgccatgggctgctcccagccaggcagccccagcctgtgccagtgcaggtgagtcccctgcagggacacctgtgtcccctgctctcctccccaggacaccctgaaagagagctctgcagcccccccatgccatcccatctccccacacCAGCACAACAGTCCTGGCCCTTGGGCTCCTCaagagctcttcctgctccaggcacagagcagccatcccagagctggagcagccagaaagctgatttcattcccCTTCATTCCTGCCATGTGAGGAcatatcacagagaagaatttgctgcaggatcatttattttgcttaaatacaTTCTCAGACTCCAATTGACACCAAGTCTGTGGGTCACGCAAGAGAGGCAGATACTGTCGTAGAAGGGGATGAAAATTGACATTTCCATAAAGACAACAACATCACAAgtggacaaaagaaaacaaatgtaaagcaggaaagacagaTGTGGCCTGTCATGACCTACACTGGCagccctttgcagaggaaagcaggcagtctatggctgctgaaacacatccagtcatcctcctcctcagagcATCCTGGagctcctggttcctcaggctgtagatgagggggttcactgctggaggcaccacCGAGTACAGCACTGACACCACCAGGtcctgggatggggaggagatggaCAAGGGCTTCAGGTAGgcaaatgctgcagtgctgagaagCAGGGAGACCACGGCCAGGTGAGGGAGGCacgtggaaaaggctttgtggcgtccctgctcagaggggatcctCAGCACGGCCCTGAAGATCTGCAAGTAGGaccccacaatgaaaacaaaacagccaaatGATAAGCAGAGGCTAACCACAAGAAGCCCAACTTCCCTGAAATATGACtctgagcaggagagcttgaggatctgggggatttcacagaagaactgctccacagcattgcctcgGCAGAGGggtagtgaaaatgtattggctgtgtgcagcagagcagtgagaaacccagtgccccaggcagctgctgccatgtgggcacaagctctgctgcccaggagggtcccgtagtgcaggggcttgcagatggccacgTAGCGGTCGTAGGACATGACGGTGAGGAGATAAAACTCTGctgaaaataagaagagaatgaaaaagacCTGCGCAGCACAACCTGTGTAGGAGATGGCCCTGGTGTTCCAGAGGGAAttggccatggatttggggacagtggtggagatgcagcccaggtccaggagggagaggttgagcaggaagaagtacatgggggtgtggaggtgctggtcgcaggctgtgctggtgatgatgaGGCCGTTGCCCAGGagcgcagccagggagatgcccaggaagagccagaagtgccagagctgcagctcccgtGTGTCTgcgaatggcaggaggaggaagtgggtgatggagctgccgttggacatctgctgcctctgggcttGGGGCCTGTTCAAACAAggaaaggacagggaaaaaTTACGGCAGGCTCCTCTGAGCAAAGCCGCTCCATTTCTCATAGAATTCCCTCcaactgaaatgcatttcctttctctggttTGTGCTAGCTGAGtgtgctgtgaggagcaggacCTCTGCCCATGTGCTGCCATGGTGTCAGCTTTGCTCTTAAGCAGTGCTTTGTACAGCTCTGATGTTCACAAGCGATGTGTAGATGAAATCCAACTTCATTGTAAAGTTCAGTACTTGCACTCATGACTCAGGTGAGTCTGGGCTGCACAAGAGAGGCTCAGCATGGCCTTAGAATCATTTTGACTGTGTTTTTATTGACTAGCATAACACTGCTGGGGCTTCTTTCTAGGGGTATAAATCCTTCTTTG
It encodes the following:
- the LOC115603103 gene encoding olfactory receptor 14A16-like, which translates into the protein MSNGSSITHFLLLPFADTRELQLWHFWLFLGISLAALLGNGLIITSTACDQHLHTPMYFFLLNLSLLDLGCISTTVPKSMANSLWNTRAISYTGCAAQVFFILFLFSAEFYLLTVMSYDRYVAICKPLHYGTLLGSRACAHMAAAAWGTGFLTALLHTANTFSLPLCRGNAVEQFFCEIPQILKLSCSESYFREVGLLVVSLCLSFGCFVFIVGSYLQIFRAVLRIPSEQGRHKAFSTCLPHLAVVSLLLSTAAFAYLKPLSISSPSQDLVVSVLYSVVPPAVNPLIYSLRNQELQDALRRRMTGCVSAAIDCLLSSAKGCQCRS